Genomic window (Capricornis sumatraensis isolate serow.1 chromosome 1, serow.2, whole genome shotgun sequence):
TTGttcagagaaggaggaagaaggcaGAGCCAAGACCTGGTGGCCAGGACAAGAGGCAGACGTGGCCCTGGCCTCTCAGGGCAGGAGGAACCAAGTGTCAGTGGCTCCATCACCGCCACGGTGTCTTGTCAGGGCAGCCCAGTCAGGGCCTGCAGCTGCAGCCTCAAGGCTCAGAAACAGCACCAGTGCAGGGGTGCAGCAGAAAGCAACATCCAGAACCTGAGTCACAGCCCTTCCCTTATAGCCATGGAAAGACCTAGGAAAGGGCAGGACATAGGGGTTCAGGTGAGGGTGGGGAACTTGGCTACCAACGGTGGTGAGCCTGGGTTTGTATTCACTGGCTGGTGAAACCCAGGGCATCCCAGTTGACGTAGTAATACATGATAATAAGTGCCATCTATTGTACTGCCACGGTGCCAAGTACTTCACATGCCTTCTTCTAACAGTGGGATGCAAGCTCTGGGCTGAGGAAGGGAGCAGATTCCTGTCTGTTGTAACGGTACCGCCCTGTTCTGGAACCTGGCCATCAGGGAGGAGCCCGGCCAGCGCTCAGTTACTTGAACATGACTTGGGCCCACGTGGGGCCTGTGCCCTCCCCCTGTGTGGGCAACAGAGGTGGGGCCACAGGGCCTCTTCTGAGAGTTAAGAGGTGGGGAGAGTCACTCACAAGCCCTGGCCCTCCAGCAGCCTGCTGGCTGAGGCGTGGGCACTCTCTTGGGTCACCTGACTCTGGCCCTGCTCATCTATTCCACTGGGCTCTGCTGTGCAGTGATAGTGTCCCGGGCCCTCTCACGGGGCCAGAAGCTCCTCTTCCTCCCACTCCCTTCAAAGGACAAGCAAGGCCAGAGGTGCGGCAACGAGTGCGTGCAGAGGCAGTGGTGAAGATGGGAGCCAGCAGGATACTGATCTTGGGAGAGTTCTTCTTCCCACCTGGAACCAACCATTTTCTCCCAATAGACTGGGAGGACCGTCGGAGGCCTTTCCAGCATCACAATGCATGGCAGCATGCCACCATCATTGCGTTCTTCCAGCTCAGTGCCCTGGTGGATCTCAGGAGCCAAGCATGGCTGGCACAGCAGAACATgaagctggagtgggtggccacagCCTTGGCCCTTGTTGTGATAGTGCTGGAAATGGTGGCCCTCATCGAGCACAGGAACGCCCTGGAGTTCCAAGTGCACACCATGCTGATGCTGCCTGCCTTCCTGCTGGCCCTGGTGCTCACCATCAAGGTCTGGGCCCCTGACCAGCCCCCATTCTGGGTGCTCAGGGTCTGGCTGATGCTGGTGTCTGGCTCCTGGCTGCTAGTGGAGACCTTGATGCTGCATGCCCCACTCTCCTTGCAGCCCTGGCAGGCAGACAGCCCTGTGGACCTCGCCTTTGTCACCACCTTCTTCTGCTGGCTCCTGGGCTCGGGGGTTGTCATGCTGGCCACTGTCTATGGCCTCTGCAGCCTCTGGCACCATTGCTGCTCCTCCTGGAAAAGGCCCCAGGTGCCGAGTACCAGCCGTGCCCCCTAGGCGAGGACAGTGCGGAGCTTGAGCAATTCAGAGCAGAGGCCGTGCTGCAGGATGAAGTCATCTAATCAAGACTGTCCTTCTGTCCCCAGCTGTGCTTTGCCTTGTCCCTATAAAGCCGTGTAAGGGTGAGTGACACTGCAAGGTCTTGGGATCCACAGTTTATCTTCCTATCTCAGAAGCCATGTTGCTTGTCCCCAAATAAACCTGTCAGCTTCCAGGATGGCTTTTTAATGCTGTCAGTCTATCAGCCTCTCTGTCTAGCCTACTGTGTGAATATGGTTTCCAGGCCTCTCTGTGGGGACTCCAGGACTTCTTCTCTAGTTGCTTCTAGAATCCAGGAGGGGTAAGGGATTGGAAGGTAGGAGATGAACGTGAATTGCATGGCTAACCCAGTCTTCCCAGCCCCATTACATCACTGATATCTGATAGGAAAGTCTCCCTTTCTTGCTGTTCTTCTTAAAAAGTAGATTGTCTCTCCTTGACTTTTCTCAAAATTTGGGATACAGCTACTTTTTGATGTCTGgtaataaaaaacacaaaactcaaGAAGATAAACCTCTCAAGGGTGGAGAACAAAGGAGGCAACAGAATAAATATGGTGGTCTTAAAACTAGCAGCAGGTTCCTGAGTATATCAATAGGTAAATAAAGGGAAAGACTGATCATGGATCAACATGAGAGTTTGTCGTGATCCAAGGTCATAATTAATCCATTGAAGATCCATTTAAAGCTGTGGATAAAAGTAGACATGAAGTTGTCTCTTGGGTGGGAAATCCTGTGTGCATTTGTGCCTGAGGCTGGAGAGTtgaatgtgagagagagagatggtaaTAGCGGCTCTCCTCCACGTTTGTATATTGTGAGGATTTCAGATGCCTTCATTcttgtgttctttttgtttttgtgttctaTGTTAATTATAGGAGGCTGGAGaacttgtttaaaaacaaaagtgactCTATTCCCTTCTGCTCTGAGGGGAAAGGGGGCAGGGCTGGTGTAACTGGCAGCAGATtctggagaggagaagggggacccAGGCACTTAGTGGAGGCTGAGCCTGGCGGGGGAGGGATCTGTGAGGAGTTCCAGCTACTGGGATGTTTTTTTTATGATGGTTGTTTATGCTGGATGGCTTTTCCATCAGTAAGGCAGCTAAAGAAATGTGAAAGATGATGGGAACGCAGAGGGAGATGTAGGTTACCAAGATTTTGCAGTTCTTAAACCTGATGGTGGGCAGGGATATCTAATAACTAATGCTAAAACTGTTTGTCCTGTGATGTAAAAAATCCAGCCTTTTCAGAATTAATGGCAGAAGTTGTTAAAAATCTAGATTTATCTTCTTCAACAGATGTTAGCCAAAGAGGGATCAAAGTTGTGATTGTACAGCAATTTTTGAGGtgaattatgaataaaaatatttttaatctaccCTTTTCAATAAAGTCAGCTTCTCAAATAAAcgttttggggacttccctggtggtccagtggttaagactccacgttcccaatgcaggggacctggatttgattcctgctcaaggaactagatcccactggCTGTAACTAAAAGATCCACACGCCGCaaagaagactgaagatcctgcgtgctgcaaataagacctggtgcagccaaataaataaatatatatcaaataaatgTATTGTGTAACTGATTCTAGGGGAAAACAAAGTCAAGGGACATATCTGAGTTGATGGGATGCAAACGATCTCAGTGGTACCAAAGATGCAGGGAGGGACTCAGAGCTAAAGGGAACCTCAGAGTGTGAGCACCCTAGAGTCCACAGGAATTTTCAGAGCCTGGGACTTCTCTCAAAATGAGGAGAGGAGGTGCAAATAAACCAGGATGTCAACTGACACATTATGTAGATGAAATGAAATACACCTCAAGCAAGCTCTATAGAAATAGGTATCCCTTAGCCCAACTAGGAGTCCACTGCTTCTACTGGAATGAACCTCCTTGCATGGGTTGTGTAATCACAACATTTGGAAGtctggagagacagagagaaaggagaacaTGCCCATCATAGAAAGGCATGCAAAAAGGATTGCAGAAAGGATTGCAAATTGAAATCCCGCTAGTGAGAATGCTGCAATTCCATGATGGATTGTGTGGTCAGGAATGCTGTCATCAGAGGCTGGAAATCTTCAAAGAGCATAGAGCGGTTTTCCAAGAGGGCAGGCAAGTTGAGCTGTGGTTTGAGGTTCTCACTGGACATCATCTAAAGGAGCCGTGTTCTTGAGAAttccctggctatccagtggttaggactcagcactttccctGTTGTgggcccaagttcgatccctagttggggaactaagatcccacaatcagcacagtgcagcaaaaaaaaaaaaaaacagaagaaaccgTGTCCCTGAGCATAGAAAACAGGCTATGGGAACTGCATGGCAAATAATTAAGTTAGAGGAAGAAGGACAGCAAGGTAAGGGACAGGGAacaggaagagcctggcagacccATCCTGGAGGACGGGCCTCAGATGCCTGAGGACAAAAGATGCCTCGTTCCTCCCCAGAAGCTTCAACAGCTGGAACCAGACCAGCCCCCGCTTATCTTCCCAGGGAAGCAGGGACCCCCCGAGGAGAGAGCAGGCATCTAATTCTGGAGATCTAATTCAGGTGGACTAGATCAAATTTCAAGAGCCCTGTTGGCAAACATGTCTCTACACCTTCTAACCAAAGATCCAAGGGTGAGCAGATGAGCAAAGATACACGGAGCACAGGCTTCCAGCTAGCCTCCTGCAGAGCAAATTCTCACAGTTGGCCCTGTGTACCTTTGGGGGCCCTGCTGACAATGAGCAGCTTTCTCTACACATCTGTGCTCTCACCCAGCTCAGCAGGAGTCCGGCCAGGCAGACATATGACTCACAcccacagatttctcaagtgttTTTGAGACTTAAAAGAATGCCAGCCTCCTTATAAAAGGAGCTTACTCTGAGATATCATAATTGAGATGTCACTCCATTGTGCTATTTCcatggaggaaaaaataatattgattcatttttttctgctcatAAAGTAATAAAAGTTCACTGGAAAACAGCTGGAATCTCAGAAATGtatgaagaagaaaattaaaattgctcACTAGGCTGaccattcattcagtcaacaaactGGGCTCAGGTCTGCTTTGGGCAGCAGAGACGAACAGAACTGATAGAGTGCTTGCTCTTGTGTTGTTTCCATGCTAGTGAGGAAAGCAGAAAAGAGACAATTCAACAAGCATAAAATACATCAGGTCATAATAAATAGCATGAAGAATAAACAGGGCAAGGAGAGCGGGGAGACTGGGGGTGGGCGTAGTATGAACTTCATATTTAGAGAATCAGATGACATTCTACCcagaaagaagcaaagagaatttTGAGAGTGTTTGCCTTCcaatcttttaaatatatgttaacattcttattggagaaggcaatggcaccccactccagtactcttgcttggaaaatcctaaggacggaggagcctggaaggctgcagtccatggggtcgcgaagagtcagacacgactgagcgacttcactttcacttttcattttcatgcattggagaaggaaatggcaacccactccagtgttcttgcctggagaatcccagggacaggggagcctggtgggctgccgtctgtggggtcgcacagagttggacatgactgaagcaacttagcagcagcagcagcaacattcttATTATTGGTTGGTTTtcagataaacatttttaaatcatttttttccttaaaaaagtaa
Coding sequences:
- the LOC138076505 gene encoding transmembrane epididymal protein 1A-like; its protein translation is MGASRILILGEFFFPPGTNHFLPIDWEDRRRPFQHHNAWQHATIIAFFQLSALVDLRSQAWLAQQNMKLEWVATALALVVIVLEMVALIEHRNALEFQVHTMLMLPAFLLALVLTIKVWAPDQPPFWVLRVWLMLVSGSWLLVETLMLHAPLSLQPWQADSPVDLAFVTTFFCWLLGSGVVMLATVYGLCSLWHHCCSSWKRPQVPSTSRAP